GCTCGCGAGGACGCCGTACCGCTCCAGGTCGACGCGCTCGCCGCGGGCGAACCCCTGGCCGGGCAGCGTGGCCTCGTGGTCGAAGCCGGCCTTCTCCAGCACGCGCGCCGAAGCGTCGTTGAACGCGAACACGCGGGCCCAGACCTTGCCGAGGCGGCGCTCCTCGAAGCCGTACGCGACCATCCGCCGGACGGCCTCGGTGGCGTACCCCTCTCCCCAGTGGTCGGGGTGGAAGAAGTACGCGAGTTCGGTCGTCCCCCACTCCTCGCTGAACTGCCGGAAGCTGACGGTCCCGACGCGCTCGCCGTCGACTCGCAGGCAGAACTGGACGCCGTCCTCGCCGAGGGACTCGAACCACTCGCGCTCGTCGGCCATGTTGACCGGCTCGGTCGCCGCCAGCCCCTCGCGCACCTCGGGGTGGTTGATCAGGTCGCGGAAGAACTCCAGATCGTCCTCCTCGATCGGGTGAAAGGTCACCCGCTCGGCCTCCATGAACACCGGTCCGCTCATGCTCGCCGCGACGCCGGCGAAGGCCTTCAGCGTTCCTCCGCCGTGGTATCCTGTCGCACCAGCGGAGCGACGGACTCCTACGGTAACTCGCGCACGCGGGCGAGCATCTCGTCTAAGTCGGTCGGACAGGCCGCCAGCGAGTAGCCGTCGATGCGGGCGAGTTCGCCGGCGTGTTGCCAGACGCTCTCGTCGTCCAGTCCCTGGAGGACGACGGCGTTGGGCGTCGGGTTCAGCACGCGCAGGGCGACCATCGCGCCCTCGCCGCTGGTGACGTTGGTGAACACGAGGGCGCGGTTGGTCGACTGGCCGTACAGGCGGTAGAACTCCTCGGACGACAGCCTGGAGATGGCCTGGATGCTGTCGATGACGGTGTGGCCGGCGACGGTCTCCTGGGCGCCGGAGACGATCTCGGTGGCGCCGATGGCGTCGTAGAAGTCGCCGACCGGGACGGCCGTGGGGTACTCGCGGAGGTCGTGGACGATGTCGGCGTCGAACCCCGCCGAGAGGACGCGGGCGTGCTGGCGGATGTGGCTGCCCCCGCGGCGCTCGTCGATGGTCAACAGCGCCTCGACGGTGCGTTTGACGACGCCGATGCCCGGGCTCTCGCGGCGGCCGCTCTCGTAGTCCGAGACGACCGAGGGCGAGACGCCGAGCTGGTCGGCCAGCTCCGTCTGGGCGACTTCGAAGTCGGTGCGCCACTTCCGGAGGGTCCCGCCGGGGTCGTCGCTCAGGGCGATCTCGCCCGCGATCTTCTCGGCCAACTCGCGGCGCTCTCCCATTTGCCCGAGCATCGACGACTGACGATAAAAGCGTGTCGAACCGCCGAGAGCGGCCCGTCTCCCCCGACTCCGCCGCTTTAGTCCGCCGAGAGGTGGCCGCCCGCCAGCCCGCCGACCGCGCCGAACACCAGCGGATACGCGAGCCCCGCCAGCAGGACGGCGGTCACGAGCGCGGGACCGGCCGAGGGGCCGTCGCCGCTCCCGATCGCGAACACGACGGCGCCCGCCAGCGACAGCGGGAGATACCCCAGCGCGACGGCGGCGCCGTTGCGGGCGGCCGTCGCCGGCTCGCCGGCGGTGTTCCAGGCCGCGACCGCGCCCGCGAGGACCAGCAGGACCGGCGGGAGGGCGAACAGCGCGGTCAGCGCCGCCTCCTCGGCGCCGGCGACGAGGTTCACCGACCGCTGGCCGAGCAGCGATATCTGGACGGCGACGTTGTGCGCGTTGTAGAACAGCCACCCGACGAGCTTCCAGGCGACCGGATCGCCGGTGAACACCTCCAGCACGCCCGAGCCGAACGAGTTCTGGATCGAGCTCCCGTGCAAGAGATACACGACGAGATAGCCGAGTATCCACGCGGCGATTCCCCCTGCCAGCCCGCGACCGGCCGCTCGTTTCGCATCCGTGTCTACCATACACCCCACCGTGCGAGGCCTGCGGAAAATGCTTTCTGGCGTGGCGACGCCGACTCGCTCGCCGGTCGGTCGCCCGCGCTGGCCGCGCTCCGGCCGGTCGAACCGCGGTACGCGGTGGCTACCTTTGGGCGTGGCGCCCGGGTCGCCGCCATGGTCGCGCCCGCCGCGCCCGTTCCGCTCCAGACCGAGACGGGGACGCCGGGGAACGGGACAGCCACGCCCGGCGTCGGCCCGGCGGAACTGGTCGAGTTCGCACCGGTGGTCGTCCGCGGCGCGTGGTTCCTCCTGACGGCGACCGTCGTCCTCGTCGTCGGCCTGTTCGTCGTCGAGCCGCTGATCGCCCGCGTGGTCCGGAGACGGAACCGCGGCAACCCCACGATACAGGACGCCATCACCCGCTACGTCCGCCTGCTCGTCTTCGCCGTCGCGGCCGTCGTCGGCGCGGGCGTGGCCGGTCTCGCGAACGTCCTCACGAGTTCGGCGCTGGTCGTCGCCGCGGCGACGCTCGCGGTCGGCGTCGCCGCGCAAACCGTCGTCGGCTCGCTCGTCGGCGGGCTCGTCCTCGTGTTCGACCCGGAGTTCAGCGTCGGCGACTACATCGAGTGGGACGACGGCGAGGGCACCGTCGAGGCGATCACCCTCCGGGTCACCCGCGTCGAGAGCCCCGACGGCGCGCTGGTGACCGTCCCTAACACCGTCCTGACGAGCCAGGCGATCACCCGCCCGTTCGGCCGCGGCCGCTGCCGCGTCGTCGAGCGGGTCGACATCGACTACGCCGACGACCCCGACCGCGCGACCGAGATCCTCGAATCCGTCGCTCGCGGGCTCGACGGCGCCGCCGACCGGCCGGAACCGGTGGCGTTCGTCGACGAACTCGGCGACGGGGTGGTCCGCCTCCGAACCCACTTCTGGCTCGAAGACGCCCGCCAGCCGGCGGTGTTCGAAGCCAGGTCCGCGTTCGCCCAGGGAGTCAGACGACGGTTCGACGAGGCCGGCATCACCGTCAGCCCCGCGTCGGAACACGAACTCCGCGGGCGGATAGCCGTCGACGACGAACGGTGAGCGCCGGGACGACACCGCACCACCGCACCACCGCACCACCGCACCACCGCGACACCGCAGCGCCGGCTCGACGGCGACCGCGGCTCAGTCGTCGGCCCCGTCCGGGCGACCGCCGGGCCGGTCGTCGCCGGCCCCGGTGCCGCTCGGCGCGCTCCAGCTCAGCTCGACCGTCCACCGGCGCTCGTCACCGTCGCCCGCCGCGTACTCAACGAGGTCGACGTCGCCGGCCGGTTTCGGCCGCCCCTCGCGGTCGGGGTCGGCCCTCGCGGCTTCGTAGCGGGCGGTGAGCTGTTCGTCCAGTCCACGGAGGTACGCGTCGAGTTCCGCGAGGACTCGCTTTCCCCACCGGAACCCGCGAAGTGACGATGGCCGTCCTGACGGACGAACACGTCCCGAGTGTGTTTATCACGACGCTCCGGTCGAACGGCCACGAGGTCGTCCACGCGGGACTCGTGGTGTACACCGACGCGAACTATCTCCGAGATGATCCGGAGGACGCCGTTCGAACGCTCGAACGCGTCTTCGCTCACTATCCGCCCGAGGAACTGCACGGCGGGCTCGTCTGGCTGGACCAGTGGCGGTAGCTCCGAAACCACTAACCCCCTCACACGCTTCTCTCCCGCCAATGGACTGGACGGAGAAATACCGGCCGTCGTCGCTCGACGAGATCCGCGGGAACGACAAGGCCCGCGACGCCCTCCAGGAGTGGGCGGACACCTGGGACGACCACCGGGAAGCGGTCGTGCTCCACGGCTCGCCGGGGATCGGCAAGACCTCCGCGGCGCACGCGCTGGCCGGCGACGAGGGGTGGGCGACCATCGAACTCAACGCCTCGGACTCGCGGACGAAGGACGTGATCGAGCGGGTCGCCGGCGAGGCCGCCAAATCGGGGACGCTCACCGCCGGCGAGGCCGGCCGCCGCGTCGTCATCCTCGACGAGGCCGACAACCTCCACGGCAACGTCGACCGCGGCGGGTCGGCGGCGATCACCTCGCTGGTCAAGGAGGCCAGCCAGCCGATGATCCTCATCGCCAACGACTTCTACGAGATGTCTTCGGGCCTCCGCAACGCCTGCCGGGAGATCGAGTTCCGCGACGTGTCCAAGCGGTCGATCGTGCCCGTCCTCCGGGACCTCTGCCGGAAGGAGGGCGTCGAGTACGACGACGCCGCGCTCGACCAGATCGCCGAGATGAACAGCGGCGACCTGCGGGGTGCGATCAAGGACCTCCAAGCGATGGCCGAGGGTCGCGACCGCATCGGCGCCGACGACGTGGTGACGGGCGAGCGCGACAAGACACAGGGGGTGTTCGACTACCTCGACACGGTGATCAAGGAGGCCGGCGCGGAGGAGGCGCTGAAGGCCTCCTACGACGTGGACGAGACGCCCGACGACCTGATCAACTGGATCGAGGACAACATGCCCAAGGACTACGAGGGCGAGGAGCTGGCGGTCGCCTACGACTTCCTCTCGAACGCGGACCGCTGGCTCGGTCGCGTGCGCGCGACGCAGAACTACACGTTCTGGCGCTACGCCGGCGACAACATGACCGCCGGCGTGGCCGCCGCGCGCCGCGAACCCAAGGGCGGGTGGACCCGCTACGGCCCCCCCAGTTACTGGTCGAAGCTCGGCCGCTCGCGGGGGACCCGGAACAAACGGGACTACGTCGCACGGCGGATCGCCGAGGCCGGCGGCGTCAGCATGTCGACGGCTCGTCGGGAGATCCTGCCCCATCTGTCGGTGATGACCCACCACTGCAAGAACCGCGAGCTGACCGTCGCGATGGCGGCGAAGTACGAACTGGAAGCCAAGCACGTCTCCTTTATCACCGGCAGCGGCGAGGACACTAACAAGGTCCAGTCGATCGTCGAGGACGCCGAGCGCCTGCGCGAGGAGCGAGCCGTCGAGAACGCCGGCGGCGCCTTCGAGAACGCCCGATCGGGCGAGACCGACGAGGGCGATGGCAGCGACGCCGAAGCGGCCGACGAGGGGGACGCCGAGGGCCAGCCCCCCCAGGCGTCGCTCGACGGGTCGGGGAGTGCGAGCGAGACGGCAGCGGAGGAGGTCGGCGACGAGCCCGACGAGCCGGCCGACGAGGACGACTCTCAGTCGGGGCTCTCAGATTTCATGTAGGCGTCACCCTGGGCGGACCCGTCGAACTGCCGACGCAGGGTCACTGGCGTGGTCCGTCGAGGACCCCGGGCGTGATAAGCAGGTTGTCGAAGGCCGCCCACCCGGAGTAGTGGTAGCCGACCAGCCGGAAGGTGAAGCCCGACAGCTCGGTATCGGTGATAATCGCCTGTTCCCCGGTGGAGTCGACGGTCGCGGTGATCCGCCCGTCGGCGTCCCAGGTCACGCGCAGGGGCTGCCACGACCCCCGCTCGAAGGCACCGTCGCTGTTGCGCTGGACGACAGGCTTGCTCGAGTCGGCGGACGAGAACTTGTCGTGATGTCGGCTGACTTCGACGAACTCGCCCTTGAAGTTGCTCCTGGCCTTGATCTCGTACCCGCGGTCGGTCTCCGGGTCGTACTGGAGGAAGACGTCGAGCCCGGACATCCCGGAGACGTACAGGTCGACCGTGAGCGTCAGCGGCGGTTCGAGCGAGACCGCCTGGACGGGCTCGAGATACCGCGATTCCGTCCGGTGTTTGACGGCGTACTCGCCGCGGCTCGGGTCCGAGACGACGTGGTACGACTCCGTGTCGTCGTCCCCGCTGGGAAACTGTGTCACCGAGAAGTCGTCGAGCGTCCCGTCCTCGAAGTCGCTCTCCCAGAGCGGGGCCGACGCCGTGGCAGTCGCGGGTTCGGACGGTGCCGGTGCCGGTGTCGGCGTGGGCGTCCCGGTCGTGGACGGTGTCGAGGTCGCGGTCGGCGTCGATGTCGGCGGCACGAACGTCTCCAGCGTCGTCACCGACTCCTCGCTTGGGACGTACAGCACGCGGATCGTCACCGCCGGTCCGACCGACCGCTCCCAGTTGACGGTCGCCGGCCCAACCTCGGCGGCGCTCCCCTCCTCGACCGACTGGTCGGCCGTTTCGCTCGTGGAACCCAGTTCGCTCCACGTGGCGCGCGTCCCGTCGACCGTCTCGATCACCAGATCGCTCGCGGGGATCCCGTCTCCGCCGGCGTGCGTCGCGGTGAGAGACCCGTTCGCGGAGTCGTACTCGAACTCGAACCTGGCCGAACGAGCCGTCTCGGGCCCTCCGAACAGGTCGGCACATCCGCCCAGTCCCGTCGCGAAACCTACGATCCCCGTCCCCACGAATCGCCGTCGACCGAATCCGTCAGCCGTCATTCCGCGTACCTGTGTCGTATCCGCTAATAATGTTTTCCGTTCGTAACGTCGGCGTGTGGTCCGTCGGTCGGTCACCGGCGGGGTCGAACCAGTGAACCGTCAGGGTTCGCCCGGCGCAGCGCGGTCCGCGCTCCCGGGCTCGTACCGCCAGCCGCGGTACATGAAGTAGAGCCCGACGACGAGCGAGAGAAGCGAGAGCGCGTCGAGGCCGTAGTTCAGCGCCGTGCCGGTCGGGAGCGGTCCGTCCTGCGTGACCTGCAGGAGTCCGTAGGCGAGCCAGGTGAGACACGCACCGACGTAGATCCGCAGTTTCCGGCCGGATAGCTCGCCGCGCCGGTACCGGACCGCGATCAGGCCGAGCAGGAGGAGATACGCGGCGACCAGCCCGTAGTCGACGATGTCGGGGACCATGTGGGGGCGTTGCGCGGCAGTCGGTAAGTGTCTGTGGGATGACCGAACGGGGTCGGCGGCGCGTCAGTCGGCGCGTTGGGCGCCGAAGCCGCCGGTGTCGACGATCACGCGGTTGGTGAGGACCGCGAGCCCGGCGACGGCGGCAGCGAGCAGTACCGTCGTGGCGTCGCCGTAGAGGTCGGGGAGGCCCCACTTCTGACGGCTCAACACCATGGCGACGTACAACAGCGCCGCTGCGACGGCGGTGACCGCGCGGAAACGCAGCAGGTTCGCGGGTTCGACGGCGTCCTCACTCCAGACGAGCAGCGCGACGAACGCGGCCAGGAGGGTGAACGAGACGGCGTAGTAGACGACCTGGTTGGTCGGCGGGTGGTCGAAGACGGCGAGGAACTCGAAGACGGCGACTAGCGCGACGAGGCCGCCGCCGAGGCCGACGACGGTCCGAACGACGTGGGTTCCCGGGGTATCGAACATCCGGACGGTCGCGTAGACGAGCAGCGCGAAGATCAGCGTCGCGGTCGTGAAGTGGGCGATCATGATGGCGGGATTGAACCCGCGAGGGAACATGCCGCCGGCGGTCGTCGTGATTCCGCCGAGGACGATCTGGACGGGGAGGATCGCGATGGCGGCGGTGACGGCGTAGCGGATCCGGCGGTCGTCCTGCCAGCGCCAGACGCCGTAGAGCCACCCCAGCAGCAGGAAGCCGACGACCATCGCGACGAAGCGGTGGAACCACTCGAAGAAGCTCGCCCAGTTGGCCGGGAACAGCCCCATCCAGCCGTTGCACAGCGGCCACCGCGTCCCGCAGGAGAGTCCGCCACCGGTCGATCCGGTGTGCAGCCCCAGCAGGATGAGGACGAAGGTGAGCGCCGTCGTGACGCCCGCGAGAGTCCGGAAGCGGCGGGTCATGTGCGGCGGTTGGACGCCCACGGACTTTACTCCCCTCATTTCGTCGCCGCTCGTCCGGCGAGCGGACGCCGTCCACCGAGAGCCGGAAGCGTGCGACCGATCCGCACCGATGAACGCCGTCCCGACACCGTTCCCGGCCGCGGAACGCGTTCCCGAGCGGACAGGCCGCTTTCACGGTCGCTCGACGGTAGCGATCACCGTCTCACGACTTCGACGAACGACGTTCTTCCGGTCGTCATTTGGCCCAACGCGAAAGTTTTTGCCGGTCCCGTCCGCGGATCGGATATGGGACTCGACGAGGACGCACTGGAGTATCATCGCACAGAGCCGCCCGGGAAACTGGAGATCGCGACGACCAAGCCGACGAACACCCAGCGGGACCTGCAGCTGGCGTACTCGCCGGGTGTCGCCGCGCCGTGTCTGGCGATCGACGAGAACTCGGCCGACGCCTACGAGTACACGGCGAAGGGCAACATGGTCGGGGTCGTCTCCAACGGGACGGCCGTCCTGGGACTGGGCGACATCGGCGCACAGGCATCCAAGCCCGTCATGGAGGGCAAGGGCGTGCTGTTCAAACGGTTCGCCGACATCGACGTGTTCGACGTGGAGATGGACGAACACGACACGCAGGCGTTCATCGACGCCGTCGCGGCGATGGAGCCGACCTTCGGCGGGATCAACTTAGAGGACATCAGCGCCCCGGAGTGTTTCGTCATGGAGGAGCAGCTCCGCGAGCGGATGGACATCCCCGTCTTCCACGACGACCAGCACGGCACTGCCATCATTTCCGGCGCCGCGCTGATCAACGCCGCCGAGATATCGGGCAAGAGCCTCGAAGACATGCGGATCGTCTTCTCGGGCGCCGGCGCCAGCGCCATCGCGACCGCCCGCTTCTACGTCTCGCTGGGCGCGAAGAAGGAGAACATCCTGATGTGTGACTCCTCGGGCATCATCACCGAGGAGCGCGCCGAGGCCGGCGACCTCAACGAGTACAAACGGCAGTTCGCCCGCGACGTGCCCGAGGGCGACCTGGCCGACGCGATGGACGACGCCGACGTGTTCGTCGGCCTGTCGATCGGCGGCATCGTCTCCCAGGAGATGGTCCGGTCGATGAACGAGAACCCGGTCATCTTCGCGATGGCCAACCCCGACCCCGAGATCACCTACGAGGACGCCAAGGACGCCCGCGACGACACCGTCATCATGGGCACCGGCCGCTCCGATTACCCCAACCAGGTCAACAACGTGCTCGGGTTCCCCTTCATCTTCCGCGGCGCGCTCGACGTGCGCGCGACGGACATCAACGAGGACATGAAGCGGGCCGCCGCCGAGGCGCTGGCGGAACTCGCTCGCAAGGACGTGCCCGACGAGGTCGTCAAGGCCTACGGCGACCAGCCGCTGCAGTTCGGCCCGGAGTACATCATCCCCAAGCCCGTCGACCCGCGGGTGCTGTTCGAGGTCGCGCCCGCCGTCGCCGAGGCCGCGATGGAGAGCGGCGCCGCCCGGACCGAGCTCGACACCGACGAGTACGTCGAACGGCTCGAAGCGCGGCTGGGCAAGTCCCGCGAGATGATGCGGGTCGTCCTCAACAAGGCCCAGAGCGACCCCAAGCGGCTCGCGCTGGCCGAGGGCGCCAACGAGAAGATGATCCGCGCCGCGTTCCAGCTGCAGGAACAGGGCATCGCCGAGCCCGTCCTCATCGGCGAGCGCGACGAGATCGAGGCCACCCGTGACGACCTCGGCCTGGAGTTCGAACCGGAGGTCGTCGACCCCGAGAACGGCGACTACGAGGAGTACGCCGAACGGCTCCACGAGCTCCGCCAGCGCAAGGGGATCACCCGCAGCGAGGCCTCCGAACTCGTCGAGAACGACACCAACTACCTCGCCAGCGTGATGGTCGAACAGGACGACGCCGACGCGATGCTGACAGGCCTGACCCACCACTACCCCTCGGCGCTGCGCCCGCCCCTGGAGGTCATCGGCACCGCACCGGACGCCGACTACGCGGCCGGCGTCTACATGCTGACGTTCAAGAATCAGGTCGTCTTCTGCGCGGACACGACGGTCAATCTGGACCCCGACTCCGACGTGCTCTCGGAGGTCACGAAACACACCGCGAGCCTCGCCCGGGACTTCAACATCGAGCCCCGCGCCGCCCTGCTGTCCTATTCGAACTTCGGCAGCGTCGAGAACGAGGGCACCGCGAAGCTCCGCGGCGCCGTGAGCGACCTCCACGACGACCCCGAGGTCGACTTCCCGGTCGACGGCGAGATGCAGGCCGACACCGCCGTCGTCGAGGACATCCTCAACGGCACCTACGACTTCGCCGACCTGGAGGACCCGGCGAACGTCCTCGTGTTCCCGAACCTCGAAGCCGGCAACATCGGCTACAAGCTGCTCCAGCGTCTGGGCGGCGCCGACGCCATCGGCCCGATGCTGGTCGGCATGGACAAACCCGTCCACGTCCTCCAGCGCGGCGACGAGGTCAAAGACATCGTGAATCTGGGCGCCGCTGCCGTCGTCGACGCCCAACAGCAGGAAGACGAGGAGTAGCGTAGCGTCCGGCGAGCGGAGAGCCGGGCCGCGATTCGTTCACGTCACAAGACATTTACTGCGCGTCCGCGTCTGTTCGGACAGGAGATGGAGAAGACCGTCGACGTTTCGGGCTGGCCGATGCGCGCGCTCCGGTACGCGCTGACCGGGTGCTACGCGTTCGGGACGCTGTTCGTCCTGTCGTTTTTCCTCTCGAGCGGCCTCACCGCGCTCGACGTGGCGATCCCGTACCGCGACGGACCGGTCTGGCCAGCGGCGTTCGCCGTGTTCTGGGCCGTCCTGACGGTCGAATGTGTCCGGCTCTTCGAGCGGGCGGACGGCGACTGGTGGGGCCCGATCCCCCGCGAGCAGTACCTCGGACGGTTCGCCGAAGCCGGCGGGCTCGCTCGGTACAGCTGGGAGAAAGCGATCGACGAGCTGCCCGAGGGTGAGGGAACCGACGGTGAGGACACGGGCCGCGAGCGGTGATCAGTCGCTCGCGCTGCCGCGGTCGGCCCGAGAGGGCGGCGGGTAGCGGTCGTCGCCGGCGGTCGCGGGTTCGTCGGGCAGCAGACAGCGGTCGGGTTCGCCGTTGACGTGGGCGTACTCGTCGGGGGCGTTGGCGAGCGGATGGGCCGGGTTGTACCCGCTGTCGATGCGGGCGGCGCGGATCTCCGCGAAGTCGCGCAGACGGGAGCTGATGCCCCGCCAGTGGAGGCCGATGGCGGGCGGGTGGGTCACCGAGTGTGTCGGCTCCAGTTCGGGGTCGCGGTCGGTCAGCACCGCGGCGTTGACGTTCTCGGCGAGGACGTCGTGGTCGATGAGGACGCCGACGCTCGCGTCCGCGGGCGAGCGGGCGGCGAGCACGTCGAGGCCGAGGTGCAGCGCCCGGTACTCGGCGACGTTGTTGTCGGGGGCGCGGTTGGGGACGGACAGCCGCGCGACGCGCTCGCCGTCGCGGGTCTCGATGACGACGCCCAGTCCGCCGGTGAACTCGCGGGCGTCCCCGCCGGGCGCGGTGCCGCCGTGCTCCCGGTAGGAGCCGTCGGTGGCGAGGTAGAAGTCCCGGTGGTGCGTACGAGGCGGGTGGGCGATGTGCGGCGTCGGTGCCTCGTCGAACAGGTCGCGAAGGGTCGGCCGGCCGTATGCGGCCATACGACCCTTTGGTGACACGGTAATTTAAACGTACGGGGGATTCGGGGGGCGGTGTTCAGATAAGGATGAAGAGTGAGGCGGTACGTTTTCAAAGTGATCTATGCCCGAAAACGACCGCCTCGGTGGATGTTTGGACGAGATTGACTTAGCGTTTGTTGAACGCGAGGCGACACCGAAGCTGCTGATGAAGCTCAGTATTCAGCTGCATCTTGCTGGACTTTCGCTTTCGAATACTGTTTCGTTTCTAGAGGTATTCGGTGTCAATCGTGCTCGTTCGACCGTTCACAACTGGGTTCACAAGGCCGATCTACAGCCGGAGGCTGGTCGGTCACCGGATCACGTTGCGGTTGACGAAACCGTGATCCGGATCGACGGCGAGCAGTACTGGCTGTACGCCGCCGTCGATCCCGATTCGAACGAATTACTCCACACGAAGCTTGAACCGACGAGAACGAACGCTCTCGCCGAGATGTTCTTCGGTGAACTCCGCGAGAAACACGATGTCGACGATGCCGTGTTTCTCGTCGACGGCGCCACTCCGCTGAAAGAAGCCTGCGACCGACACGGCCTCGATTTCAGATACGAACGCCATGGAAATCGCAACAGCGTCGAACGTGTCTTTCGCGAGGTAAAACGCCGAACTAATTCGTTCTCAAACTGTTTCAGTCATGTCGATCCAGCAACCGCCGATGACTGGCTTAGCTCTTTCGCGTTCGCATGGAATCGGCTTATCTGAACACTGCCGTACAGGGTGCCGAGTTATACACTGGCCAGTCTGTATGCGGTCGCTGGGTGATCCATCGAAAGACGGCTCGACGAGGTACTGGTGTCGAAATTCTACCACAAATTGAACCCAGCACTGCCAAGAGCCCCAATTCATTCGGTATACAGCAAGCAAATTTCGGCCGCCCAGTGTGGTACTTGTCCTGGCCTCGCGTGAATCGATTTGATGACCCCTATTGGTATTTTGGGACTCTTTTTGTATGTACTGGTCATATTAGGATCAATGGAAGACGGTACGACCCCCGGAGAGGATGATACACACGGGGCTGACTGGTATCGAACGCTCGTTGAAGAAGTGAACGATCTTGCAACAGTCGTCGATACCGACGGGACGATAACCTACGTCAGTCCAGCCGTCACACGTATTCTTGGCTACGAACCTGACGAGTTGATTGGCCACGAGGGATACGAATTCGTCCATCCCGACGACCAAGAGCGAAACGCCGCGGCGGTCGAGACCGTTCTATCGAACCCGTCTGAACCTCAGACTGTCGAAGTCCGGTTCCAGCATGCTGACGGATCGTGGCGCTGGATCGAAGCCACGCTGCGGAATCGACTTGACGACGGCCTCATCAATGGGATTCTCCTTAGCAGTCGAGACATCACTCAGCGAAAAGAGTACGAGATCGAAGTTCGGGAACTCGCCGAAGAGTACGAAGCCCTTTTGAACAACGTGGAGGACGCGATCTTTCTCGTCGATGTCATAGAGACCGGTGATGATGTGAGATTCGAATTCGAACGGCTCAGCCCGTCCTACGAGCGACAAACCAGTCTCACGACCGAAGAAGTGCAGGGCCGGACGCCACGAGACGTATTCGGAGACGAATCGGGGGCCGACCTCGAAGCAAACTACCACCGCTGTGTCAACGCTGGTGAGCCAATTTCGTACGAAGAGAAGCTACGGGTCAACGAGGAGGCGGTTTTCTGGCAGACTAAGCTTGCGCCGGTCGTCACCGATAATGAGATAACCCGCCTCATCGGGGTCACTCGGAATGTGACCGATCGTGTCGAACGGGAGCGACAGTTACGTCAGAAGAACGAGCGGCTCGACGAGTTTGCAAGTGTTATTTCGCACGACCTACGTAACCCGCTCAACGTCGCACAGGGTCGTGCGGCGCTCCTTGCCGAGCAAGCAGAAAGTGAACATATCGACCCAATCTTGCGATCGCTCGATCGGATGGAAGCAATCGTTGAGGACACGTTGACGCTCGCTCGCCAAGGCGAGGCGATTGACGAGACGGAGTCAATTGAGTTGACTGATCTCGTCGGGAAGTGCTGGGCGACAGTAGACACGGAAAACGCGAACATCGAAATCGTTGACGAGATGACTTTCCAAGGCGACCCCGACCGGTTACAGCACGTGTTCGAGAACCTGTTCCGGAACGCTGTCGAACACGGTGGGTCTGAGGTGACCGTTCGTGTCGGATGTTACGGCGAACAGGGGATCTACGTCGAAGATGATGGGCCAGGAATTCCAGCAGACAAGCGGC
The window above is part of the Halosimplex rubrum genome. Proteins encoded here:
- a CDS encoding GNAT family N-acetyltransferase, translating into MSGPVFMEAERVTFHPIEEDDLEFFRDLINHPEVREGLAATEPVNMADEREWFESLGEDGVQFCLRVDGERVGTVSFRQFSEEWGTTELAYFFHPDHWGEGYATEAVRRMVAYGFEERRLGKVWARVFAFNDASARVLEKAGFDHEATLPGQGFARGERVDLERYGVLASEW
- a CDS encoding helix-turn-helix domain-containing protein encodes the protein MGERRELAEKIAGEIALSDDPGGTLRKWRTDFEVAQTELADQLGVSPSVVSDYESGRRESPGIGVVKRTVEALLTIDERRGGSHIRQHARVLSAGFDADIVHDLREYPTAVPVGDFYDAIGATEIVSGAQETVAGHTVIDSIQAISRLSSEEFYRLYGQSTNRALVFTNVTSGEGAMVALRVLNPTPNAVVLQGLDDESVWQHAGELARIDGYSLAACPTDLDEMLARVRELP
- a CDS encoding transporter, with the protein product MVDTDAKRAAGRGLAGGIAAWILGYLVVYLLHGSSIQNSFGSGVLEVFTGDPVAWKLVGWLFYNAHNVAVQISLLGQRSVNLVAGAEEAALTALFALPPVLLVLAGAVAAWNTAGEPATAARNGAAVALGYLPLSLAGAVVFAIGSGDGPSAGPALVTAVLLAGLAYPLVFGAVGGLAGGHLSAD
- a CDS encoding mechanosensitive ion channel family protein, whose translation is MVAPAAPVPLQTETGTPGNGTATPGVGPAELVEFAPVVVRGAWFLLTATVVLVVGLFVVEPLIARVVRRRNRGNPTIQDAITRYVRLLVFAVAAVVGAGVAGLANVLTSSALVVAAATLAVGVAAQTVVGSLVGGLVLVFDPEFSVGDYIEWDDGEGTVEAITLRVTRVESPDGALVTVPNTVLTSQAITRPFGRGRCRVVERVDIDYADDPDRATEILESVARGLDGAADRPEPVAFVDELGDGVVRLRTHFWLEDARQPAVFEARSAFAQGVRRRFDEAGITVSPASEHELRGRIAVDDER
- a CDS encoding replication factor C large subunit, translated to MDWTEKYRPSSLDEIRGNDKARDALQEWADTWDDHREAVVLHGSPGIGKTSAAHALAGDEGWATIELNASDSRTKDVIERVAGEAAKSGTLTAGEAGRRVVILDEADNLHGNVDRGGSAAITSLVKEASQPMILIANDFYEMSSGLRNACREIEFRDVSKRSIVPVLRDLCRKEGVEYDDAALDQIAEMNSGDLRGAIKDLQAMAEGRDRIGADDVVTGERDKTQGVFDYLDTVIKEAGAEEALKASYDVDETPDDLINWIEDNMPKDYEGEELAVAYDFLSNADRWLGRVRATQNYTFWRYAGDNMTAGVAAARREPKGGWTRYGPPSYWSKLGRSRGTRNKRDYVARRIAEAGGVSMSTARREILPHLSVMTHHCKNRELTVAMAAKYELEAKHVSFITGSGEDTNKVQSIVEDAERLREERAVENAGGAFENARSGETDEGDGSDAEAADEGDAEGQPPQASLDGSGSASETAAEEVGDEPDEPADEDDSQSGLSDFM
- a CDS encoding type IV pilin N-terminal domain-containing protein; translation: MTADGFGRRRFVGTGIVGFATGLGGCADLFGGPETARSARFEFEYDSANGSLTATHAGGDGIPASDLVIETVDGTRATWSELGSTSETADQSVEEGSAAEVGPATVNWERSVGPAVTIRVLYVPSEESVTTLETFVPPTSTPTATSTPSTTGTPTPTPAPAPSEPATATASAPLWESDFEDGTLDDFSVTQFPSGDDDTESYHVVSDPSRGEYAVKHRTESRYLEPVQAVSLEPPLTLTVDLYVSGMSGLDVFLQYDPETDRGYEIKARSNFKGEFVEVSRHHDKFSSADSSKPVVQRNSDGAFERGSWQPLRVTWDADGRITATVDSTGEQAIITDTELSGFTFRLVGYHYSGWAAFDNLLITPGVLDGPRQ
- a CDS encoding COX15/CtaA family protein; this encodes MTRRFRTLAGVTTALTFVLILLGLHTGSTGGGLSCGTRWPLCNGWMGLFPANWASFFEWFHRFVAMVVGFLLLGWLYGVWRWQDDRRIRYAVTAAIAILPVQIVLGGITTTAGGMFPRGFNPAIMIAHFTTATLIFALLVYATVRMFDTPGTHVVRTVVGLGGGLVALVAVFEFLAVFDHPPTNQVVYYAVSFTLLAAFVALLVWSEDAVEPANLLRFRAVTAVAAALLYVAMVLSRQKWGLPDLYGDATTVLLAAAVAGLAVLTNRVIVDTGGFGAQRAD